The genomic window GGGTCGCGACGTGCCGGGCACCGGCCAACCGACCGACCCAGCCGGGGCGACCCTTGGCCGCGGACTGAGCGGACGTCTGAACCCAGTGATCCCCCACACTGTGGGCGACATACAGGGCCGCGAACACCGCAGCGAATGTACCGGCAGCGGCACTCACTTGCCGCTCCCGTTCTCGCTGCGCTTGTTAGCCTCAGCGACCTTCCGCGACAGTTCCGCGGACTCTTCCTCTGTCAGACTGATGAACACAGGTCCTCCCAACAGGTCCTGTACGCGGTCCCGGTGTTTGCCCACCGGGGCCGCACTCGTTTGGACCACTCGCCACGAGCGGCCACGGCCCGTGACCTCTGCCTTGCAAAGGCAGAGGTCAGGGACTGTGGTCACTGGTGTGAGGACTGCACTGGCCGGCCGTTGCTGCGGCGTGCCAGTCCCGAGCCCTCTTCGGGTGCACCATCTCTCTACCTGGCGCAAGAGCAGGGCAGCTCACATCAGGTGGCACCCCATGGAAGGGCGTTCCCCAGAGCCGATGTGCGGTACGTACCGAGCCGACGCTCGGGACCGCTGCCGACGAGCCTCACCCGGTCGTCACGGGGGCGGGAGTCTCACCCGTCGAAGTTCACTGTTCAGTTCTCAAGATCCAGGCACTTCCTTCGGACCCCTGTCACCGGGTCCTCCGGGCGCTTCACGAGCTAGCGTGCACTAGTCCACACTGTCTTGGCAACCCATCCAGCAGTGTGGACTAGCGCACGCTGCCAGATACGCTGGTTGCATGACGATTGCCAAGGACGGTCCGCGCCTGCCGTCAGTGCAGGTCGCGGACGCGTTGCGCAAGGAACTCCAAGAGGGCGCGTACGCCCCGGAAGAGAAGCTGCCTTCGATCAAGGCGCTCGCCGATCGCTTCGGCATTGCCGAAGAGACGGTCAAGAAGGGGTTGGCCACGCTCAGGACAGAAGGGCTGATCTTCTCCGTCCCCAACCGAGGACACTTCGCCGTAGGCTCGGATCGCGAGAGTGACGCCGCAGTGAACAGTCCTGATGATGTGCGCGAGTCCATCGACGCCCTCCGATCCGAAGTCCAGAAGCTCAGTGCCCGAGTCGCACAACTGGAGAAGAAGTCCGACCCGGGCGACGCTTGAACAACAACCACAATGGGTTGCCAGGAACGGCACGCACAGTGACACCGACAGGTCAGGAATGGACAGGGCGGACACCCCCGGTGTCACTGCCGTGTCACCTTGACTGTCACCAGGTCCGCCGTAGTCAGATCGGAGCACACCCGGAGGAGGGCGAATGAGCGACGATCGACCGTCTTGGGCACGGCGCATGGTTGCCGAGCGGGAATCACGCGACTGGTCTCAGGCCGAAGCCGTCCGCGCACTGCGTGCGCACTCACCCAAGGACTTGCCGGACGACGCGAACATGCTCCGACAGTGGAAGCGTTGGGAGACGGGTGCCGCGATGCCGGGCACGTTCTACCAGCCGATCATCGCGGCCATGTTCGGAACCGTCACTCACGCACTGTTTCCCTTGAAGGGAAAGCGTGATGCAAACGCGGAAATCGCGGCGGCTAGCGGCATGGAAACACTTGAGATCGTGAGCCGTCTGCAAGCGTCGGACGTTGATAACGCCACAATTGAAGCGCTGCGCATCACGGCCGACAGGCTGTGCTCCGAGTACGCATTCCTCCCGAGCGAACAGCTCATCGTTGAAGGTCGCGCTTGGCTTCGCCGCGTCGGTCAACTCCAAGGGCAACGGCTCACCCTCGCGCAGCACCGCGAGGTGCTTACCCTCTCCGGCTGGCTCGCGCTCCTCGTCGGATGCGTCGAATACGACAGCGGCGGTAGGCGCGCGGCCGAATCGACGCGTCGAGCGGCACTTTCCCTGGCTCACGAAGCGGAAAACGCAGAGATCCAGGGATGGGCTCACGAAATGCGCGCCTGGTTCGCCCTCACGACAGGCGACTACCGCGGCGTTATTGCAGCCTCACAGACGGGTGCCGCCATCGCGCCCAACCACGGCGTTGCCGTGCAGCTTGCGGCACAAGAAGCCAAGGCATGGGCACGCATCGGAGACCGTCGTCAAACGGAAGTCGCGCTCGACCGCGGTCGGCGGCTTCTCGAAGGGATGCCGCATCCCGACAACCTCGACAATCACTTCGTTGTGGACCCCGCAAAGTTCGACTTCTACAGCATGGATTGCTACCGGTTGTTGGGCGAAGACCGTCTGGCCCGCACGCTCGCGGAGGAGGTTCTTCGTCTCGGCATGGAGTTTGACGACGCGGAGCACTCACCGATGCGCAACGCAGAAGCGCGCATCACCCTCGGAGTAGCCGCAGCCCGTGAAGGCGACCTAGAACAGGCACTCGCGTACGGAGAACGCGCGCTCGTCGGCGACCGGCAATCGGTCCCGTCGCTCCTCATGGTGAGTAGGGAACTGGCGGCCGTCGTCAAAGACCGCTACCCCACAGATCCGGCAGCTCAGGACTACCTGACGCATTTACACGATCTAGGCAAGGCGCGGCCCGGATTCCTGCCGGCCTAGCAACAAGGATCGGCCCTCACCGCGGCGGTCCCCGATGTGTCGGGGGCCGCCGTACGCGTTCCCCGCTGCGTGTCTAACTGCGCTACAACAGCCGCGTACAGTGGCGAACAACCACGGACGACGGTGGACCGTTCGCGCAGATCAGACGGGGGCGACCACAGGTCGTGAGGTTGCTCGGATTGCTTCAAGCTCTTCGGGGGCTTCGAGGGGCGAGCCTCCGGGTACGCGATACGAACTCCGCCCACGAACCTCCAGCGCGCCTTCGACGACGAGTCGAGATAGGACTTGGCGGAGTGCCGTTCGGCCAATTCCTAGTTCTTCGGCGAGGGTGCGTTCCGATGGAATTTTGTCGCCAGGGTTGAATTCGCCGTATTTAAGACGCGCCCGGATGGAATCGTAAGCTTGCCTCGTCTTCGGTCCCATTGAACTCTTCGTTCCCTTTAATTGCTTCGGTGAGGTATCAGGTTTCCGTGAGGCGATCGGCTACCCCCGGGGTGCAGAAGGCCACCGAGCAAGTGCTGTTCCCCAATCCAGCGATTCTAGCAATTCCCTGTACAGGTCAACAATATCCTGTCGGGTGGCGGCGATCCTATCGGCGAGTTCATCTACGTCGGATGGAGTGAACTCCCGCTCCTCGAATCCCTTTCTCATGCGACTCCTCATGCAGTAGTACAAGGGTGTACTTTTGTCTGCATTTCCCCACGGGCGAGTAGCATAATATTCTTCCGTGGGCTCTCCGCCAACCGGGGCGGTCACCCAAGTGCCGTGTATAACTGCATTGCGCAACGCGCGAAGCTGCCCCATGTCTGCAAAGAGAGACTGGAACTTGGGTCGGTAATTTTCGGTTTTCAGCGTCTCTCTGAGTATCGCCTTAAAGTTTTCGCTCAACCACTCACTGGTCTGCCCTTCAAATAGGACCCACGAGGTTCGAGCCCCGTCGATTAGCTCGGATATCATCTCACGCAGCACTTCGTCGAACTGTGCGCTCTCAGCTGCCACCCTACCAATTGCGCGAAAAAGGTTCGGGTCGTCGACGAAATCAGGCATGTGCCCCCCTGGGTAGTAGCCGGTACAAGAATATTTGCACATGTGGTGATGGTCGCGAGCACGATTTCACGTGTTGTGGGGGCTGGTGATCGAACTGACGGCTCCGACCTAAGTCGCCACTCGCGTCGCGCAGGGGCCGTCTGTGGGCCGTCCGGTGACGGCCCACACCCACTTGTGACAACCGACAACGACCGAGGTGCCCCGTGCTGGAGAACCAGCGCGGGGCACCTCGTTGTGCCATTGACCTGGCTAGACCCAGGAGTCGAACCACATCCTGGCCTGCCAGCCGCTGTAAGGGATGGTCATGCCGGTGTAGATGGGGAAGAAGTAGATGAAGTTCCAGATGATCAGCAGCACCAGGGTGCCCGCACCGACCGCGCCCCACATCCGGCGGCCCTCGCCGGAACCCGGCGGGCCGAGGAAGGCGCCCACCATCATCGCGACCGCCAGGCAGAGGTAGGGCACGAAGGCGACGGCGTAGAAGTAGAAGATCGTACGGTCCTGGTAGTGGAACCACGGCAGCAGGCCCGCGCCCACCGCGCACAGGATGGTGCCCGCCCGCCAGTCGCGGCGGAGCAGCCAGCGGTAGAGCAGGTAGAGCAGGGCGAAGCACGCCGACCACCACAGCAGCGGCGTGCCCAGCGCCAGGATCTCCTTCGAGCAGCCGCCGGTGCTGTGGCAGCCGTCCTGGCCGAGCTTCGGCGACTCGAAGTAGTACGACACCGGACGGCCGAGGATCAGCCAGCTCCACGGATTGGACTGGTACGGGTGGGGCGTGTGCAGCGTCACATTGAACTGGTAGACCTCGTACTCGTAATGCCACAGGCTGCGCAGCGGGGCCGGGATCCAGGACCAGGTGCCGCCGCGGTTGTCCGCCCAGTGCCGGCCGTAGCCCTTGTCGGACAGGAACCAGCCCGTCCAGGTCGCCAGGTAGGTGAGCAGCGCGACCGGGATCATGGTCAGCACCGACCAGCCGAAGTCCTTGCGCAGCACGGCCAGGACGGGCCGGCGGGCGCCCGCCAGGCGGCGCGCGCCGATGTCCCAGGCCAGGGTCAGGATCACGAAGAAGGCCAGGAAGTACAGGCCGTTCCACTTGCTCGCCGCGGCGAGGCCGAGGAAGACCGCCGCGGCGATCCGCCACGGGCGCCACCCCATGCCGACCCGGTCGCCGACCCGCCGGTCGGGACCCGCCCAGCCGGACTCGTCCACCGGCAGCGCCCGGGCCAGCCGGGCTCTGGACCAGTCGCGGTCCACCAGCAGGCAGCCGAAGGCCGCGAGTGCAAAGAACATGATCACCAGGTCGAGCAGCGCGATCCGGCTCATCACGAACTCCAGGCCGTCCACCGCCATCAGCAGCCCGGCCAGGCAGCCCAGCGCGGTGGAACGGAACAGCCGCCGCCCGATCCGGCACAGCATCAGCACCGCCAGGGTGCCGAGCACGGCCATCATGAAGCGCCAGCCGAAGGGGTTCATGCCGAACATCCACTCGCCGACCGCGATCACCCACTTGCCGGCCGGCGGGTGCACCACGTAGCCGGGTGCGTCGGACAGCGGGATCGTCTGCGGATGGCCCAGCAGGTCCGGGTTGGTGATCTTGGCGTCCGGCCAGGTGCCCTCGTAGCCGAACTGCAGCAGCGACCAGGCGTCCTTGGCGTAGTACGTCTCGTCGAAGACGACCTCGCGGGGCGTGCCCAGGTGCCAGAAGCGCAGCGCGCCCGCGAAGACCGCCACCAGAACCGGGCCGAGCCAGCCGGAGATCCTGGCCAGCAGGTAGGAGACCTCCTGGCTCGCGCCCAGCGAGCGCCACATCTTCGTACCCGGCTCGGGGAACGGCGGCACCAGGCGCTCGCGGGTGTCGGTCCGCGGCCTCTCCGCGTAGCCGAACCTGCGCAGCCGTTGCGCCCAGGGGCTCGGATGCGGCTGTTCCAGAACAGCCTCTGCGGCCCGGTCCTGCGTCGCGGTCTCACTCGTCACCGGCCCATCGTAGGGAACGCCTCTGAAAATGTGATGAGGTCGGCGCCCGGCGCCCCTTTTTGTCCGTAAACCCGGGCGTCTGCTCCCGGCCCGGCCGGTGCTCGCGGGCGGGGACCGGCGCGGTCGCCGCGGGTGGGAAGCTTGGGCGGTGACCACGCAAGCCGCAGGCGTCCTCGTACTGGCCGGAACTCCCATCGGCGACCCCGCGGACGCCCCGCCGCGGCTCGGCACCGAGCTGACCGGCGCCGACGTCATCGCCGCCGAGGACACCCGGCGGCTGCGGCGGCTCACCCAGGCGCTGGGCATCGAGCCGACCGGCCGGATCGTGTCGTACTTCGAGGGCAACGAGGCCGGCCGCACGCCCGAACTGGTCGAGGCGCTGGCCGGCGGTGCCCGGGTGGTGCTGGTCACCGACGCCGGCATGCCGTCGGTCTCCGACCCCGGCTACCGGCTGGTCGCCGCTTGCGTGGAGCGCGGCATCACCGTCACCGCGGTGCCCGGGCCCTCCGCCGTGCTGACCGCGCTGGCCGTCTCCGGGCTGCCGGTGGACCGCTTCTGCTTCGAGGGCTTCCTGCCCCGCAAGGCCGGCGAGCGGCTGGCCCGGCTGCGCGAGGTCGCCGCCGACCGCAGGACGCTGGTCTACTTCGAGGCCACGCACCGCATCGACGACACGCTCGCGGCGATGGCCGAGGTCTTCGGCGGTGAGCGGCGCGCGGCGGTGTGCCGCGAGCTGACCAAGACCTACGAGGAGGTCAGGCGCGGCCCGCTGGCCGAACTGGCCCGCTGGGCGGCGGAGGACGGTGTACGCGGCGAGATCACCGTCGTCGTCGAGGGCGCGCCGGCGCCCGGCCCCGCCGACCTCGACCCCGCCGAGATCGTCCGCCGGGTCGCGGCGCGCGAGGCGGCAGGCGAGCGGCGCAAGGAGGCCATCGCGGCGGTCGCCGCGGACGCCGGGCTGCCCAAGCGGGAGGTCTTCGACGCGGTGGTCGCCGCCAAACACGGCGCCGTGTGAGACCTCGTGAGACCCCGGGGGACCCCCTTTCCGGGCCGGCGCACAGGGAGTTCACAGCAGTCCCCGGCGCTATGAGCAGCGTCACAGGGACTAAACCGAGGGCTCGGCAAAGCAATACCGGCCATCCCCCTCATAGATCCCAAATCTGGCTCAAGAGTCGTCCACGCCTGCTGCGGCCGCCCGGTGCGGGGCGTTCGCTGGGGCGAGGGAAGTCCCGGTCCGGGCGCCGCGCCCGGAGGGCACGCAGGAGCTGCACATGAGCGACACCAGGGGAAGCGGGCCCAGGGCGCCGCGGCCCGCCGCCGGACCCGGCACGGACGTCGTGCACGAGGCGTACTCCTTCGCCTGCATGAACTGCGGGCACGGCTGGGAGCAGGCCTACGAGATCGAGCACCACGTCGACACCGCCGGCCGCTCCTACGTGACCTATCTCGCCGACGGCACCCTGGTGCCCTCCCCGCTGACCCACCCCACGTGCGACAACTGCGAAGGGCACCGGGTGCGCATCATGCCGCCCGGGCGGGTCGCCGGAGTGGCCGCCGCCGGGCCCGCGGCGCGCCGGGCGGCGCAGGGTGCGGCGGGGCCGTCGCACCACTGGCCGTCACTGCACTTCCCGCACCGCAGGCGCGGGGGTGAAAAAGCGGGGGAATGAACGCCGCCTTCCGCAATGGGCGCCGTCTTCCCGCAATGGACGCCGCCTTCCCGGTCCGCGGCAATGTGCCCCCGTTCCGGCGACCGGGTCCTCCGGCGCCGGCCATCCGGGCCGGTCCCTAGGATCGGGGCATGCCAGACAGGGACAGCAAGAAGACGACGTCGCGGGCGGCGCAGCCGGCACCGCCGGCGCCCGAGCCGCTGCGGGTCGCGGTCGCCGACTCCCACACCCACCTCGACATGCAGTCGGGCAGCGTCGCGGACGCCGTCGCGCAGGCCGCGGCGGTCGGCGTCGACACGCTGATCCAGGTCGGCTGCGACCTGGCCGGATCGCGCTGGGCCGCGGAGACCGCCGCCGCCTGGGACCGGATCTGGGCCACGGTGGCGCTGCACCCGAACGAGGCGCCACGGGTGGCGGGCCGCGCCGCCGCCGGCGGCCGGGCGGGGCTGGACGCCGAGATCGACGCCATCGACGCGCTCGCCGCACTGCCGCACGTCCTCGGGGTCGGCGAGACCGGCCTCGACTACTTCCGCACCGGGCCCGACGGGGTCGAGGACCAGCAGCACTCCTTCCGGCGGCACATCGACATCGCCAAACGCCACGGCAAGGCGCTGGTCATCCACGACCGGGACGCCCACGCCGATGTGCTGCGCATCCTCGCGGAGGAGGGGGCGCCCTCCACGGTGGTCTTCCACTGCTACTCCGGCGACGCCGAGATGGCCGGAGTCTGCGCCGAGCACGGCTATTACCTGTCCTTCGCCGGGACCGTCAGCTACAAGTCCGCGCAGAACCTGCGGGACGCGGTCGCCGTCGCCCCGCGCGACCTGCTGCTGGTCGAGACCGACGCGCCGTTCCTGACCCCCGTGCCCTACCGCGGGCGGCCCAACGCGCCTTACCTCATTCCGGTCACGCTGCGCGCGATGGCCGCGGCCAGGGGCGAGGACGAGGACCAGCTCGCGGCCGCCGTCGCCGCCAACACCGCACGGGCGTTCGGTTACGACACGTGAGGTGAATGCGGGTTTCCGCCACTTTTAGGCTTTAAGGTCCGGCGTCGTGAGCATTCACCTGGCTGGACGCGCGCGCAAGCTCGTACCGCAGACCCTCGTCGTCGCGGTGCTCGCCGGCGGCGCCGGGGCGTATGTGGTGGCCGACAAGACCGTACGGCTGAGCGTCGACGGCCGGCCGCGGACGGTCCACACCTTCGCCGCCGACGTCGCCGGCGTCCTGCGGCAGCAGCACCTCACGGTCGGCGGCCACGATATCGTCGCCCCCGCGCCCGGCCACCGGCTGCACGACGGCGACGCCGTGGCCGTACGCTACGGCCGCCCGGTCACCCTCACGCTCGACGGCCGGCAGCGCCGCGTCTGGACGACGGCGACCACCGTGGCCACCGCGCTGCGGCAGCTCGGCGTACGGGCGGACGGTGCGCAGGTGGACGCCTCGCGGAGTGCCGCCATCGGGCGGCTCGGGCTCGCGCTGTCCGTGCGCACGCAGCGCCGGGTCACGGTGGTGGCCGACGGCCGCGCGCACCTCGTCCGCACGCACGCGGTCACCGTCCGCGGAGCCGTCGCGGAGGCCGGCCTCGTCCTCGGTCCCGAGGACACGCTCTCGCCCGCCGCGTCCGCCTTCCCGAGCGACGGCCTGACCCTGACGGTCGTCCGGATCAGGACCGCGCGGTCCGTGCGCCGGGAGCCGGTGCCCTACCGGGTCGTACGGCACCGTGACCCGTCGCTGCGCCGCGGATCCACCGTCGTGGACGTGCACGGGCGTCCGGGGGTGCGCGAGGTCCGCTACGCCGTCGTCACGGCCGACGGCGTCCCCCGCTCGACCCGTGTCCTGCGCAGCCGGGTGACGCGGCCGCCGGTCACCGAGGTGGTGCGGGTCGGCGGGTCCGGCTCCCCGTCGCGGTCGTCGCGGCCGTCGCGGTCCACACCGTCCGCACGGGCCACACGGTCTTCCCGCGCGGCCGGGGGGCTGGACTGGCACGGCCTCGCCCTGTGCGAGTCGGGCGGGCGTGCGCACGTCGTGGACCCGTCCGGGCGGTACGGCGGGCTGTACCAGTTCGACACGCGGACCTGGCGGAGCCTCGGGGGCCAGGGGCGGCCGCAGAACGCCAGCCCCGCCGAACAGACGGTCCGCGCACAACGCCTCTACGCCACGCGTGGCGCCTCGCCCTGGCCGACGTGCGGCCGCCACCTCTTCGACTGACCCCGGCTGCGCCCGGACGCCGGCCGGGGAGATCCCTGGGGGGTCGGGGGCGTCGGGGAGAACGATTAGCCTAGGGCGCGTGAGTGGCACTGAGAGCGACGCCCTGTTGGGCCCGGCCGACGTCAGGGAGCTGGCAGCGGCGCTCGGCGTGCGGCCGACGAAGCAGCGCGGGCAGAACTTCGTGATCGACGCGAACACCGTACGCAGGATCGTGCGGACGGCCGGAGTCAGGCCCGACGACACGGTCGTCGAGGTCGGTCCCGGGCTCGGCTCCCTCACGCTCGCCCTGCTGGAAGCCGCCGCACACGTCACCGCGATCGAGATCGACGACGTGCTGGCCGCCGCGCTGCCCGCGACCGTCGCGGCCCGGCTGCCCGGCCGGACCGGCCACTTCGACCTGGTCCACGGCGACGCCATGGCGGTCACCGAGCTCCCGGGCCCGCCGCCCACCGCCCTCGTGGCCAACCTGCCGTACAACGTCGCCGTCCCCGTGCTGCTGCACATGCTCGCGACGTTCCCGGGCATCGAACGCACCCTCGTCATGGTGCAGTCCGAGGTCGCCGACCGGCTCGCCGCGGGGCCGGGCAACAAGGTCTACGGTGTGCCCTCGGTGAAGGCCAACTGGTACGCCGACGTCAAGCGGGCCGGCGCCATCGGGCGCAGCGTCTTCTGGCCCGCGCCCAACGTGGACTCCGGGCTCGTCGCCCTGGTGCGGCGCGACCCGCCGCGTACGACGGCGAGCCGGCAGGAGGTCTTCGCCGTGGTGGACGCCGCCTTCGCCCAGCGCCGCAAGACCCTGCGGGCCGCGCTCGCCGGGTGGGCCGGGTCCGCCGCCGCGGCGGAGTCCGCGCTGGTCGCCGCCGGAGTGTCGCCGCAGGCCCGCGGCGAGGCGCTGACCGTCGAGGAATTCGCCGCCGTCGCAGAGCACAAGCCGTAGCCGTCGATGAGGAGCCCCCGCCCGTGACCGCCGTCACCGTCCGCGTGCCCGCCAAGGTCAACGTCCAGCTCTCCGTCGGCGGCCGCCGCCCCGACGGCTTCCACGACCTCGCCACCGTCTTCCTCGCCGTCGGGCTCTACGACCAGGTCACCGCCACCCCGGCGGACGGGCTGCGGATCACCGCCGCCGGGCGGGACGTGGCGGGCATCCCGCTCGACGCGACGAACCTCGCGGCCCGGGCGGCGGTCGCGCTCGCCAAGCGGTACGGCGTCGAGCCGGACGTGCACCTGCACATCGACAAGGACATCCCGGTGGCCGGCGGCATGGCGGGCGGGTCCGCCGACGCGGCGGGCGCGCTGGTCGCCTGCGACGCGCTGTGGGGACTGGGCGCGCCCCGGAATGAGCTGATCGCGCTGTGCGCGGAGCTGGGCAGCGACGTGCCGTTCTCCCTGGTGGGGGGCGCCGCGCTCGGGACCGGGCGCGGGGAGATCCTGACGCCGCTGGAGGTCGGCGGGGAGTTCCACTGGGTCTTCGCCGTCGCCGAGGGGGGTCTGTCGACGCCGGACGTCTACCGGGAGTGCGATCGCCTGCGGCGGGCCGGTGGGGGGAGTGACCTCGCCGCGAACCTGCCCGCGCCTGCCGCGGACCCGGCGCTCGTCGCGGCGCTGCGGGAGGGGTCCGCCGTCGCGCTCCGCGCCGCGCTGTCCAACGACCTGCAGGCCGCGTCCGTCGGCCTGCGGCCCGCTCTGGCCGGCACGCTCGCGGCGGGCCTCGGTGCGGGGGCGCTTGCCGCGCTCGTCTCGGGGTCCGGCCCGACCTGTGCGTTTCTCCTGCCGTCGGCGGCGGGGGCCGCGGCGCTCGCCGCGACGTTCCCTCCGGGCTCGGCCCACCCGGCCGTCTCGCCGGCCCCGGGGGCCACTCTCCTCTGAACACCGGCTGCGCCGGGCTTTTCGGTCGACCGCCACGTGCGGTGGCGCCGCTGCTTTCCCGCCGCTGTGGCTTGTCGCGCCGTTCCCCGCGCCCCTGAAAAACGCTCACCCTCTGCGGCAGCGGCCCCCCTGGCAGGGACCAACCCCCGACGGTGGAAGACGCAGGCCCCAAGGCGTGTGGGGGTACCCCCAGGCGGAGCGCTGGGGGAGAACGGAGCGCTCGGCCCCCACCGGGCCGCAGGTGAGCACGCCACGGCAAGGGGGGAAGCCCGGGCGGCGGAGGCGGCGAGCGCCCCCGGGGGTGGTCGGGGGGAAAAGGGGGGCGGCGGGGGCGATTAGGCTGAGGGGAGTTGTTCCCCTGCGCTTGGAGAGACGAGAAGTGGCCGTCAACCTGGTCAACGTCGAAGCCGTCGGCAAGACGTACGGCACGAGGGCGTTGCTGGACGCCGTCTCGC from Streptomyces sp. NBC_01198 includes these protein-coding regions:
- a CDS encoding winged helix-turn-helix domain-containing protein, with the protein product MTIAKDGPRLPSVQVADALRKELQEGAYAPEEKLPSIKALADRFGIAEETVKKGLATLRTEGLIFSVPNRGHFAVGSDRESDAAVNSPDDVRESIDALRSEVQKLSARVAQLEKKSDPGDA
- a CDS encoding XRE family transcriptional regulator — its product is MSDDRPSWARRMVAERESRDWSQAEAVRALRAHSPKDLPDDANMLRQWKRWETGAAMPGTFYQPIIAAMFGTVTHALFPLKGKRDANAEIAAASGMETLEIVSRLQASDVDNATIEALRITADRLCSEYAFLPSEQLIVEGRAWLRRVGQLQGQRLTLAQHREVLTLSGWLALLVGCVEYDSGGRRAAESTRRAALSLAHEAENAEIQGWAHEMRAWFALTTGDYRGVIAASQTGAAIAPNHGVAVQLAAQEAKAWARIGDRRQTEVALDRGRRLLEGMPHPDNLDNHFVVDPAKFDFYSMDCYRLLGEDRLARTLAEEVLRLGMEFDDAEHSPMRNAEARITLGVAAAREGDLEQALAYGERALVGDRQSVPSLLMVSRELAAVVKDRYPTDPAAQDYLTHLHDLGKARPGFLPA
- a CDS encoding dolichyl-phosphate-mannose--protein mannosyltransferase, which translates into the protein MTSETATQDRAAEAVLEQPHPSPWAQRLRRFGYAERPRTDTRERLVPPFPEPGTKMWRSLGASQEVSYLLARISGWLGPVLVAVFAGALRFWHLGTPREVVFDETYYAKDAWSLLQFGYEGTWPDAKITNPDLLGHPQTIPLSDAPGYVVHPPAGKWVIAVGEWMFGMNPFGWRFMMAVLGTLAVLMLCRIGRRLFRSTALGCLAGLLMAVDGLEFVMSRIALLDLVIMFFALAAFGCLLVDRDWSRARLARALPVDESGWAGPDRRVGDRVGMGWRPWRIAAAVFLGLAAASKWNGLYFLAFFVILTLAWDIGARRLAGARRPVLAVLRKDFGWSVLTMIPVALLTYLATWTGWFLSDKGYGRHWADNRGGTWSWIPAPLRSLWHYEYEVYQFNVTLHTPHPYQSNPWSWLILGRPVSYYFESPKLGQDGCHSTGGCSKEILALGTPLLWWSACFALLYLLYRWLLRRDWRAGTILCAVGAGLLPWFHYQDRTIFYFYAVAFVPYLCLAVAMMVGAFLGPPGSGEGRRMWGAVGAGTLVLLIIWNFIYFFPIYTGMTIPYSGWQARMWFDSWV
- the rsmI gene encoding 16S rRNA (cytidine(1402)-2'-O)-methyltransferase; protein product: MTTQAAGVLVLAGTPIGDPADAPPRLGTELTGADVIAAEDTRRLRRLTQALGIEPTGRIVSYFEGNEAGRTPELVEALAGGARVVLVTDAGMPSVSDPGYRLVAACVERGITVTAVPGPSAVLTALAVSGLPVDRFCFEGFLPRKAGERLARLREVAADRRTLVYFEATHRIDDTLAAMAEVFGGERRAAVCRELTKTYEEVRRGPLAELARWAAEDGVRGEITVVVEGAPAPGPADLDPAEIVRRVAAREAAGERRKEAIAAVAADAGLPKREVFDAVVAAKHGAV
- a CDS encoding TatD family hydrolase; this encodes MPDRDSKKTTSRAAQPAPPAPEPLRVAVADSHTHLDMQSGSVADAVAQAAAVGVDTLIQVGCDLAGSRWAAETAAAWDRIWATVALHPNEAPRVAGRAAAGGRAGLDAEIDAIDALAALPHVLGVGETGLDYFRTGPDGVEDQQHSFRRHIDIAKRHGKALVIHDRDAHADVLRILAEEGAPSTVVFHCYSGDAEMAGVCAEHGYYLSFAGTVSYKSAQNLRDAVAVAPRDLLLVETDAPFLTPVPYRGRPNAPYLIPVTLRAMAAARGEDEDQLAAAVAANTARAFGYDT
- a CDS encoding ubiquitin-like domain-containing protein, translating into MSIHLAGRARKLVPQTLVVAVLAGGAGAYVVADKTVRLSVDGRPRTVHTFAADVAGVLRQQHLTVGGHDIVAPAPGHRLHDGDAVAVRYGRPVTLTLDGRQRRVWTTATTVATALRQLGVRADGAQVDASRSAAIGRLGLALSVRTQRRVTVVADGRAHLVRTHAVTVRGAVAEAGLVLGPEDTLSPAASAFPSDGLTLTVVRIRTARSVRREPVPYRVVRHRDPSLRRGSTVVDVHGRPGVREVRYAVVTADGVPRSTRVLRSRVTRPPVTEVVRVGGSGSPSRSSRPSRSTPSARATRSSRAAGGLDWHGLALCESGGRAHVVDPSGRYGGLYQFDTRTWRSLGGQGRPQNASPAEQTVRAQRLYATRGASPWPTCGRHLFD
- the rsmA gene encoding 16S rRNA (adenine(1518)-N(6)/adenine(1519)-N(6))-dimethyltransferase RsmA translates to MSGTESDALLGPADVRELAAALGVRPTKQRGQNFVIDANTVRRIVRTAGVRPDDTVVEVGPGLGSLTLALLEAAAHVTAIEIDDVLAAALPATVAARLPGRTGHFDLVHGDAMAVTELPGPPPTALVANLPYNVAVPVLLHMLATFPGIERTLVMVQSEVADRLAAGPGNKVYGVPSVKANWYADVKRAGAIGRSVFWPAPNVDSGLVALVRRDPPRTTASRQEVFAVVDAAFAQRRKTLRAALAGWAGSAAAAESALVAAGVSPQARGEALTVEEFAAVAEHKP
- a CDS encoding 4-(cytidine 5'-diphospho)-2-C-methyl-D-erythritol kinase, giving the protein MTAVTVRVPAKVNVQLSVGGRRPDGFHDLATVFLAVGLYDQVTATPADGLRITAAGRDVAGIPLDATNLAARAAVALAKRYGVEPDVHLHIDKDIPVAGGMAGGSADAAGALVACDALWGLGAPRNELIALCAELGSDVPFSLVGGAALGTGRGEILTPLEVGGEFHWVFAVAEGGLSTPDVYRECDRLRRAGGGSDLAANLPAPAADPALVAALREGSAVALRAALSNDLQAASVGLRPALAGTLAAGLGAGALAALVSGSGPTCAFLLPSAAGAAALAATFPPGSAHPAVSPAPGATLL